One segment of Meleagris gallopavo isolate NT-WF06-2002-E0010 breed Aviagen turkey brand Nicholas breeding stock chromosome 8, Turkey_5.1, whole genome shotgun sequence DNA contains the following:
- the RASGEF1A gene encoding ras-GEF domain-containing family member 1A isoform X1 encodes MAEPLCNAAVKKCKETMPQTPIFSSMLGSSCSGQVQPDMGERCVDPVYQDGNIVSGSLEALIERLVPTMDYYPDRTYIFTFLLSSRVFIHPHELLAKVGQICIKQKQQLEAGTEAEKAKLKSFAAKIIQLLKEWTETFPYDFQDEKSMKELKEIAHRITQCDEENGTVKKIISQMTQNLLMALSARSQYQEIKEKFRQPAMDKGTILKTKPQSTQKDILSVCCDPLILAQQLTHIELERVSNIYPEDLMQIVSHMDSLDNHKCRGDVTKTYNLEAYDNWFNCLSMLVATEICRVVKKKQRTRMVEFFIDVARECFNIGNFNSMMAIISGMNLSPVARLKKTWSKVKTAKFDVLEHHMDPSSNFCNYRTALQGAAQRSQTANSNREKIVIPVFNLFIKDIYFLHKIHTNRLPNGQINFKKFWEISRQIHDFLTWKQVECPFEKDKKIQSYLLTAPIYSEEALFIASFESEGPENHMEKDSWKTLRTTLLNRA; translated from the exons GAAACTATGCCCCAGACGCCAATATTTTCCAGCATGCTTGGCTCCAGCTGTAGTGGACAAGTGCAGCCTGATATGGGAGAGAGATGCGTGGACCCCGTTTATCAGGATGGGAACATTGTTTCTGGATCATTGGAGGCCTTGATAGAGCGCCTGGTACCCACCATGGACTATTATCCAGAT AGGACTTACATCTTCACTTTCCTGTTGAGCTCCCGAGTCTTCATTCACCCACATGAGCTCCTGGCTAAAGTGGGACAGATCTGCattaaacagaagcagcagctggaagccGGGACCGAGGCAGAAAAG GCAAAGCTGAAGTCCTTCGCTGCCAAAATCATCCAGCTCCTGAAGGAATGGACTGAAACTTTCCCCTACGATTTCCAAGATGAAAAATCCATGAAGGAGTTGAAGGAGATTGCTCACAGGATCACCCAGTGTGATGAG GAAAATGGCACGGTGAAAAAGATCATTAGCCAGATGACACAGAATCTCCTGATGGCTCTCTCTGCACGGAGCCAGTaccaggaaataaaagagaaattcCGGCAACCTGCTATGGACAAAGGCACCATCCTCAAAACCAAACCACAGTCTACTCAAAAGGACATTCTGAGTGTGTGCTGTGACCCTCTGATCTTGGCACAACAGCTAACCCATATTGAACTG GAACGGGTGAGCAACATTTACCCAGAGGATCTGATGCAGATTGTCAGCCACATGGACTCTCTGGATAATCACAAG TGCCGAGGCGATGTTACCAAAACCTATAATTTGGAGGCCTATGACAACTGGTTCAACTGTCTTAGCATGCTGGTGGCTACTGAGATTTGCAGG GttgtaaagaaaaagcagcGTACAAGAATGGTGGAATTTTTCATTGATGTGGCAAGAGAGTGCTTCAACATTGGAAACTTCAACTCAATGATGGCTATTATCT CTGGCATGAACTTGAGTCCTGTGGCACGGTTAAAGAAAACTTGGTCCAAGGTCAAAACTGCCAAATTCGACGTGTTAGAG CATCACATGGATCCATCCAGCAACTTCTGCAATTACCGCACGGCCCTGCAAGGAGCAGCACAGCGATCTCAGACTGCCAACAGCAATCGAGAGAAAATAGTCATCCCAGTTTTCAACCTGTTTATTAAAGATATCTACTTCCTGCACAAAATACATACAAACCGCTTACCCAATGGGCAGATAAACTTCAAG AAATTCTGGGAAATTTCAAGACAGATTCACGATTTCCTGACATGGAAGCAGGTCGAGTGTCCTTTTGAAAAGGACAAGAAGATCCAGAGTTATCTACTCACTGCACCCATTTACAGTGAAGAAG CTCTGTTTATTGCATCTTTTGAAAGTGAAGGTCCAGAAAACCACATGGAAAAAGACAGCTGGAAAACACTCAG GACTACTCTGCTTAACAGAGCCTGA
- the RASGEF1A gene encoding ras-GEF domain-containing family member 1A isoform X2: MLLETLETMPQTPIFSSMLGSSCSGQVQPDMGERCVDPVYQDGNIVSGSLEALIERLVPTMDYYPDRTYIFTFLLSSRVFIHPHELLAKVGQICIKQKQQLEAGTEAEKAKLKSFAAKIIQLLKEWTETFPYDFQDEKSMKELKEIAHRITQCDEENGTVKKIISQMTQNLLMALSARSQYQEIKEKFRQPAMDKGTILKTKPQSTQKDILSVCCDPLILAQQLTHIELERVSNIYPEDLMQIVSHMDSLDNHKCRGDVTKTYNLEAYDNWFNCLSMLVATEICRVVKKKQRTRMVEFFIDVARECFNIGNFNSMMAIISGMNLSPVARLKKTWSKVKTAKFDVLEHHMDPSSNFCNYRTALQGAAQRSQTANSNREKIVIPVFNLFIKDIYFLHKIHTNRLPNGQINFKKFWEISRQIHDFLTWKQVECPFEKDKKIQSYLLTAPIYSEEALFIASFESEGPENHMEKDSWKTLRTTLLNRA, from the exons GAAACTATGCCCCAGACGCCAATATTTTCCAGCATGCTTGGCTCCAGCTGTAGTGGACAAGTGCAGCCTGATATGGGAGAGAGATGCGTGGACCCCGTTTATCAGGATGGGAACATTGTTTCTGGATCATTGGAGGCCTTGATAGAGCGCCTGGTACCCACCATGGACTATTATCCAGAT AGGACTTACATCTTCACTTTCCTGTTGAGCTCCCGAGTCTTCATTCACCCACATGAGCTCCTGGCTAAAGTGGGACAGATCTGCattaaacagaagcagcagctggaagccGGGACCGAGGCAGAAAAG GCAAAGCTGAAGTCCTTCGCTGCCAAAATCATCCAGCTCCTGAAGGAATGGACTGAAACTTTCCCCTACGATTTCCAAGATGAAAAATCCATGAAGGAGTTGAAGGAGATTGCTCACAGGATCACCCAGTGTGATGAG GAAAATGGCACGGTGAAAAAGATCATTAGCCAGATGACACAGAATCTCCTGATGGCTCTCTCTGCACGGAGCCAGTaccaggaaataaaagagaaattcCGGCAACCTGCTATGGACAAAGGCACCATCCTCAAAACCAAACCACAGTCTACTCAAAAGGACATTCTGAGTGTGTGCTGTGACCCTCTGATCTTGGCACAACAGCTAACCCATATTGAACTG GAACGGGTGAGCAACATTTACCCAGAGGATCTGATGCAGATTGTCAGCCACATGGACTCTCTGGATAATCACAAG TGCCGAGGCGATGTTACCAAAACCTATAATTTGGAGGCCTATGACAACTGGTTCAACTGTCTTAGCATGCTGGTGGCTACTGAGATTTGCAGG GttgtaaagaaaaagcagcGTACAAGAATGGTGGAATTTTTCATTGATGTGGCAAGAGAGTGCTTCAACATTGGAAACTTCAACTCAATGATGGCTATTATCT CTGGCATGAACTTGAGTCCTGTGGCACGGTTAAAGAAAACTTGGTCCAAGGTCAAAACTGCCAAATTCGACGTGTTAGAG CATCACATGGATCCATCCAGCAACTTCTGCAATTACCGCACGGCCCTGCAAGGAGCAGCACAGCGATCTCAGACTGCCAACAGCAATCGAGAGAAAATAGTCATCCCAGTTTTCAACCTGTTTATTAAAGATATCTACTTCCTGCACAAAATACATACAAACCGCTTACCCAATGGGCAGATAAACTTCAAG AAATTCTGGGAAATTTCAAGACAGATTCACGATTTCCTGACATGGAAGCAGGTCGAGTGTCCTTTTGAAAAGGACAAGAAGATCCAGAGTTATCTACTCACTGCACCCATTTACAGTGAAGAAG CTCTGTTTATTGCATCTTTTGAAAGTGAAGGTCCAGAAAACCACATGGAAAAAGACAGCTGGAAAACACTCAG GACTACTCTGCTTAACAGAGCCTGA